A window of the Leptospira brenneri genome harbors these coding sequences:
- a CDS encoding DoxX family protein, which translates to MFYKLLATNKDITLTILRVTLGVVILPHGAQKVLGAFGGYGFEGTMGFFTGQLGIPYFFALLAIIAEFFGAIGLIVGLFTRVAAFGIFATMLVAAALVHLPNGFFADKGGYEYQLLTFGLAIPLIIKGAGSFSLDDIIAHKIEG; encoded by the coding sequence ATGTTTTACAAATTACTCGCAACAAACAAAGACATTACACTCACCATCCTTCGTGTCACTCTTGGAGTGGTCATCCTTCCCCACGGAGCTCAAAAAGTTCTAGGTGCATTTGGTGGATACGGATTCGAAGGAACTATGGGTTTCTTTACTGGACAACTGGGCATTCCGTACTTCTTTGCTCTTCTTGCCATCATCGCTGAATTTTTCGGTGCGATTGGTCTGATTGTAGGACTTTTTACAAGAGTGGCTGCGTTTGGAATTTTTGCTACTATGCTCGTTGCAGCGGCATTAGTGCACTTACCTAACGGATTCTTTGCTGACAAAGGTGGATACGAATACCAACTTCTAACTTTTGGTTTAGCGATCCCACTCATCATCAAAGGTGCTGGTTCTTTTTCTTTAGATGATATCATTGCGCATAAAATCGAAGGATAA